The following nucleotide sequence is from Solidesulfovibrio carbinolicus.
GCTTTTTGGTGGTGAAAAAGGGTTCAAACACCCGCTCCGCCACCTCCGGGGCCATGCCGTGGCCGGTGTCTTCCACCCACAGCCGCACATACGGCCCCGCCGCCAGGGTCGTCAGGGGCGCGCCGGCGGCGATGCCGCCGCTTTCCGGCCGGGGCGGCCCGCCCACCGGGGCCAGCCCCACCTCCAGCCGGCCGCCCCCAACCATGGCCTGCACCCCGTTGAGGCACAAGTTGACCAGCACCTGATGCATCTGGGCCGGATCGGCCCGCACGCAGTACGGCTCCCCCCCGATCTCCAGCTTCAGTTCCACCCCGGCCGGGGCCATGCCGCGCACCAGCTTGGCCGTCTCCTTGACCAGCGGGGCCAAAGGCAGGTCGGACACCGCAATCTCGCCCTGACGGCTGAAGGCCAAAAGCTGGCGTACCAGTTCGCGCGCCCGCTCCGAGGCCAGCACCACGTCGGACAACGGCTTGCGCAGGGGATGCAGCACCGGCAAATCGGACAGCACCAGCTCGGAATTGAGCAAAATGGGCGTTAAGATGTTGTTGAAATCGTGGGCCACCCCGGCGGCCAGCACGCCGATGGCTTCCAGTTTCTCGGCCTGGCGCAGCCGGCGTTCCAGGTCGAGTTCGTAGGTCATGTCGCGCACCAGCAGGATATGGTTGACCACCTGGCCGGCCGTGTCGCGCACCGGGGAAATGAGCGCCTCGGCCACGGCTTCCTCGCCGCTCGGACGGGTCAGACGCAGCCGGCCCGACCAGCGAAGCCCCAGCCCCAGCATCTTGCGCACGGACTCGGTCAGAAACGGGGCCAAAAGCCCATCCAGGGCGTCGCGGCCGAGCATCCCCTGGCCGCCGGCCACGATCTGGGCAAAGGCCGGATTGGCGTACTCCAGGCGAAAATCCCGACTGACGATGACCAGTCCCTCGGCGCTCTGGTCCACGGCCGAAACGAGCAACATACGCTCGCCCTCGGCCCGCTTGCGGTCGGTGATGTCCCGGGCCGCGCCCTCCACCCGGACCAATCGGCCGTCGCCGTCCAGCACCGCCCGGGCATTGACGGACAACCAGGCGGCCCGGCCGTCGCGGCGCACCACCTGCATCTCGAAATCGTAGACCCGGTTGTGGCGGGCCAACTGGCGCAAAAATTCCAGCCGGTCCTCCTGCCGGGCCTGGATGCGGGTGAACAGGTCGCCCGGTTCGGCCAGGACCGCTTCCGGCGAGGCGTAGCCGAGGATGCGGGCCAGGGCGGGATTGCAGGCGACAACCGCTCCGCTGGGTTCAAACTGGAAAATGCCCTCGGCGGAATGCTCGAAGATGTCGCGGAACTTGGCTTCGCTTTGCGACAGTTCCCGCTCCATGCGGCGCACAAGCGAAATGTCGCGCCCCAGGGCCTGGTATTCGCCAATACGGCCGGCTTCGTCGAAAATGGCCCGCACCGACCAGTGCAGCCGGCGTTCTTCGCCCGAAGGCAGGACCATGGCGTGCTCCAACTCGCAGGTCGGGGCTCGCGGCGTCAGTTCCAGCAGTCGCCGGCGCAAGGCCTGGGTCTCGGCCTCGGGCAACCGGTCGCCGAAATACCCGCCAATGAGCGTTTCAGCCGGCGTGCCCAAGTGCGCGGCCAGATTGGCGTTGACAAAGGTCCGCCGCAGGGCCGGGTCCAGGCGGACCACCAGATCGGTCTGATTCTCCACGAGTGCCCGATAGCGCCTTTGACTGACGTCGAGTTCCCGCCGGGCCGTGTTGCGGTCGGTGATGTCCGCGAGCAAGCCCCACACGCCCAGGGGCAAGCCGTCGCGCAGAAACGGGATGCGCGTGGCCAGAAACTCGCGCTCCCGGCCGCCGTGGACCAGCGTCAATTCCTCGGAATTGGGCGTGCCACTGTGCAAGGCCTCCAGGGCCGCCGCATGGAAACGGGACAAAACGGCCGGCCCAATGATATGGCCCAAATGGCGGCCCAGGTAATCCCCGGCCTGTCCCCCGTGCAGCGAGAGAAAAGCCCGGTTGACGTAACGCACCACAAAATCCCGGTCCACGGCAAAAATAGAATCCGGGGCATGTTCGAGCACCGGCAAAAGCCCCTCCTGGACCGTCCAAACGCCGGACTCGAAAACGCACACCACGCCGTCCCGCCCGTCCGGCCCAAGGCCGACGCAGGCCGCCCCAGGCGCGATCACGGCCGGCCCGCCCCCGGTCGGACAGGCCTGGCAGCTCTCCCCCCCGTCTCGAAGCACCCGATGGCAGGCCATGCCCTGCCTTTCAAAATATTCCCTGGCCCGGGCGTTGCCCCGCACGAAACGGCGCTGCCCGTCCAGCACGGCCACGGCCAGGGGCAGGCCCTCGGCCAGGCTGCGCGACGGTTCGCCCGAAAGCGCCGACGCTCCCTCCACGGACAGGGCCTCGGCCAATTGACGCGGCGATAAACCGGCCATGCTCAGCGCTGTCCTGAAACGGTCACGGACGACCGGTTACGCCGCCAGGGAAAGATCGCCCAACCGGGCTGGCCTTTTCGCCTGAAACGGTTTACCTTCAAACCATCCACCCATTTCCATCGGTCGTTTCGCATGGAAAAAGTCCTTATCGTCGAAGACAGCAAAGTCTTTGCCCGCATCCTTATCCGCAAGATCGAGGACGAACTCTTCTTCGACGCCTGCTGGGCCTCGAACTTCGAGGAAGCCCGCTACCTCATCGAGGAAAACCCCGACAACCACGACTACATCGTGGCCCTGCTCGACCTGCACCTGCCCGACGCCGCCGACGGCCGGATTGTCGATTATGTCATCGGCAAGGGCATCCCGTCCATCGTCTTCACCGGCGACGTGGACTGCGCCGTGCGCGACCGCATCTGGTCGAAAAAAGTCGTGGATTACGTCGCCAAGGACTCCCCCGACAGCCTGGACTATCTGTGCTCCCTGGTGCGCCGGGTATCGCTCAACAAATACATCCACGTCCTGGTGGTCGACGACTCAGCCACCGTGCGCCGCCATCTCATGCGCCTGCTCGAAGCCCACGAATTCATCGTCCACGAGGCCGAAAACGGCGAAACCGCCCTGGACGCCATCTCGCGCCACCCTGAGATCAAGGTGGTCATCGCCGACTACTTCATGCCGGGCCTGGACGGCGTGGAACTTACCCGCCGCATCCGCCGGCTGCGCCGCAAGGACGAACTGGCCGTCATCGGCATCTCGGCCTACGGCAACACCATCCTCTCGGCCCGGTTCATCAAGAACGGGGCCAACGATTTCTTGAACAAACCCTTTTCCAGCGAAGAATTCTACTGCCGGGTCACCCAGAACCTGGAAATGCTCGAATACATCCAGAAACTGCGCGAGACCGCCATCCGCGACCCCCTGACCGGCCTGTACAACCGCCGCCACTTCTTCGAGGCCGCCAAAACCCTCCACGCCGATCTGGCCCGGGGCGAAACGCCCATGACCCTGGCCATGATCGACATCGATTTTTTCAAAAAGGTCAACGACACCTACGGCCACGCCGCCGGCGACGAAGTCCTCAAGCACGTGGCCCAAGGCCTTGGCAACCGCTTCCGCGGCCATGACGTGGCCGCGCGCCTGGGCGGCGAGGAATTCTGCGTCCTGGCCCGGGGACTGTCCGGCCAGCAAGCCATGGCCGCCTTCGACGATCTGCGCAACAGCATCGAACGCTCCAAAGCCAAGGCCGGCAAGAGCACCATCGGCGTCACCGTCTCCATCGGCATCTGCGACAAACCCCACGGCTCCGTGGACGCCATGCTGGCCGCCGCCGACGCCGCCCTCTACAAAGCCAAACGCACCGGCCGCAATCGCGTGTTGTGGGCTGAGTAAGCTGCGATAATACTGGAAGATGCCTCCGGCGGCCGGGGGCTTGAAGCCCCCGGCCCCCCCGAAAGGGTAAAGGGGACGGGGTGGGGGCTTGTCGGGGGAGTGGGAGAATTACCAGGGGCGCGGGGGCAGGCCCATAAGCGCCCGGAAGCGGTCTTCCAAGTCGGCCAGATAGGCCGCCGCCCCGGACGATCCCTCGGCCGGCGCGAACGGCGCGAAATCCTTGTCGTCAAGGGGCGCGTAAGGCCCGGGCTTGACCTCGAACACGGCCGTGTCCGGGGCCAAGGCCACGATGCCGTGCCACAGCCCCGGCCGCACGTCGATGGCCAGCACGTCCCGCTCCCGGTCGAGCACCACGCAGTCGTCGGCCGTGAAGCTCCCGTCGTCGGCAAAAACCACATGTCCCAGACTCCCGGCCAGCAGCACGAAGGCCTCGGACTTGGCTGGCGACAAATGCCGGTGCGGCCGCACGTAGCTCCCAGGCTGGAGCGCATTGACCATGCGATGGGGATTTTCGGCGTCGGCGGCGTGGAAGCGGTGCATGTCCCGAAGCCGGGGATTGCCCCTGGCGTCGGCGGCCTTGGCCGCAAGCAGCGCCGCATCGACCACGGCGAACCGATCATGGCCGGATTCGGTGGCGCCGGGGCCGATGCGGCGAAAAAGGGGATCGGAAGGCGTGTTAGCCATGCAGGGGCAGGCCGGCGGCGATCATGCGGCAATAGGCGGCGACAAGCTGGCCCGACAGGCACATGTCACGCAGGACCAGGGCGGCGATGACCAGCCAGAAGCCCCAGGAACAGACGCATTTTTCCCGGCCCGAGGTCTGACCGCGCTGCACGCCGAACAGATACAGGCTCACAGCGGCGATAGGCAGCATGATCCACCAGCGGATGGTGACGGCCTCAAAAAACATAAACAACACGAACAGCGCGCCAAGCGCCACGGCGATCCAGGTCATGGGCGCGAAACACGAACACGGGCAACCGCATTTGTTGTCGGACATGTGGGCGACTCCTTTGAAGGTTTGCCCGCTTATAGCGTCCGGGGCGCGCCTCTGTCCAGCCGGGCGTAGGCCGCGCCAAGGGCATCAGCCACGGCGGCCGGACTGTAGCGCGCCGCCACGGCCTGGCGACCGCCCTGCCCCAGCCGGGCGGCCAGGGCCTCGTCGGCCAAAAGCGCCGCCAGGGCATCGCCCAGGGCCGGGACGTCGCCCGGCGGCACGACCAGCCCGGTTTCGCCGTGGCGGTTGACCGCCGCCACGCCTGAACCGGCTATGGCCGTGGAAACCACCGGCTTTCCCCAGGCCATGGCTTCCAGCTGCACGATGCCGAACATCTCGGCCCGGGTCACCGACGGCAGGCAAAACACGTCGCTGGCCGCGAACCAGGCCGGCAGCTCCCCGTCCGGGATGCGCCCGGCCAGCAACACCTTATGGCCAAGGCCCGCCGCCTCGATCTGCCGGGCCAGTTCCCCGGCCAGCGGCCCGCCGCCGCCGATGACCGCCACGGCGTCGTCCGGCAGGTAGCGCGCCGCTTCGATGAGCACGGCAAAGCCCTTGTAGGGCACAAGCCGCCCCAGGGCGAACACCAGCCGCCGTCCGCCCGCCAGCTCCCGCACGGCGGAAAGGGCGGCCGGATCAAGGCGGTCGG
It contains:
- a CDS encoding WbuC family cupin fold metalloprotein — encoded protein: MANTPSDPLFRRIGPGATESGHDRFAVVDAALLAAKAADARGNPRLRDMHRFHAADAENPHRMVNALQPGSYVRPHRHLSPAKSEAFVLLAGSLGHVVFADDGSFTADDCVVLDRERDVLAIDVRPGLWHGIVALAPDTAVFEVKPGPYAPLDDKDFAPFAPAEGSSGAAAYLADLEDRFRALMGLPPRPW
- a CDS encoding glycosyltransferase; its protein translation is MRVLQVGKFYPPDAGGVETGTWQMVETLGRLGHENAVLCFAGAGPYDDGTGPVPVLRAAAWATIASQPLSTEYLLRLADLAPRFDVLHVHCPNPLAAVALWLIRPRGKIVLHWHSDVIGKRALRALVSPFEAWLCRRADLVIGPTEVHLQASNRAALFVGKGAVVPFYVEPGTADPDRLDPAALSAVRELAGGRRLVFALGRLVPYKGFAVLIEAARYLPDDAVAVIGGGGPLAGELARQIEAAGLGHKVLLAGRIPDGELPAWFAASDVFCLPSVTRAEMFGIVQLEAMAWGKPVVSTAIAGSGVAAVNRHGETGLVVPPGDVPALGDALAALLADEALAARLGQGGRQAVAARYSPAAVADALGAAYARLDRGAPRTL
- a CDS encoding diguanylate cyclase, whose amino-acid sequence is MEKVLIVEDSKVFARILIRKIEDELFFDACWASNFEEARYLIEENPDNHDYIVALLDLHLPDAADGRIVDYVIGKGIPSIVFTGDVDCAVRDRIWSKKVVDYVAKDSPDSLDYLCSLVRRVSLNKYIHVLVVDDSATVRRHLMRLLEAHEFIVHEAENGETALDAISRHPEIKVVIADYFMPGLDGVELTRRIRRLRRKDELAVIGISAYGNTILSARFIKNGANDFLNKPFSSEEFYCRVTQNLEMLEYIQKLRETAIRDPLTGLYNRRHFFEAAKTLHADLARGETPMTLAMIDIDFFKKVNDTYGHAAGDEVLKHVAQGLGNRFRGHDVAARLGGEEFCVLARGLSGQQAMAAFDDLRNSIERSKAKAGKSTIGVTVSIGICDKPHGSVDAMLAAADAALYKAKRTGRNRVLWAE
- a CDS encoding PAS domain-containing sensor histidine kinase; protein product: MAGLSPRQLAEALSVEGASALSGEPSRSLAEGLPLAVAVLDGQRRFVRGNARAREYFERQGMACHRVLRDGGESCQACPTGGGPAVIAPGAACVGLGPDGRDGVVCVFESGVWTVQEGLLPVLEHAPDSIFAVDRDFVVRYVNRAFLSLHGGQAGDYLGRHLGHIIGPAVLSRFHAAALEALHSGTPNSEELTLVHGGREREFLATRIPFLRDGLPLGVWGLLADITDRNTARRELDVSQRRYRALVENQTDLVVRLDPALRRTFVNANLAAHLGTPAETLIGGYFGDRLPEAETQALRRRLLELTPRAPTCELEHAMVLPSGEERRLHWSVRAIFDEAGRIGEYQALGRDISLVRRMERELSQSEAKFRDIFEHSAEGIFQFEPSGAVVACNPALARILGYASPEAVLAEPGDLFTRIQARQEDRLEFLRQLARHNRVYDFEMQVVRRDGRAAWLSVNARAVLDGDGRLVRVEGAARDITDRKRAEGERMLLVSAVDQSAEGLVIVSRDFRLEYANPAFAQIVAGGQGMLGRDALDGLLAPFLTESVRKMLGLGLRWSGRLRLTRPSGEEAVAEALISPVRDTAGQVVNHILLVRDMTYELDLERRLRQAEKLEAIGVLAAGVAHDFNNILTPILLNSELVLSDLPVLHPLRKPLSDVVLASERARELVRQLLAFSRQGEIAVSDLPLAPLVKETAKLVRGMAPAGVELKLEIGGEPYCVRADPAQMHQVLVNLCLNGVQAMVGGGRLEVGLAPVGGPPRPESGGIAAGAPLTTLAAGPYVRLWVEDTGHGMAPEVAERVFEPFFTTKKPGQGTGMGLAVVHGIVKSCGGAVILTTAQGKGSRFEVYLPRAAAPDACSAKPADGASR